Proteins encoded by one window of Pseudomonas tructae:
- a CDS encoding methyl-accepting chemotaxis protein, translating to MQRMTVSLRELIGGIGDGVTQIASAAEELSAVTEQTSAGVNNQKVETDQVATAMNEMAATVQEVARNAEEASEAAVMADQQAREGDRVVGEAIAQIERLASEVNHSSEAMGQLKAESDKIGSVLDVIKSVAQQTNLLALNAAIEAARAGEAGRGFAVVADEVRSLAQRTQQSTEEIEQLIAGLQNGTQQVASVMDASRGLTDSSVELTRRAGTSLETITRTVSSIQAMNQQIAAAAEQQSAVAEEINRSVMNVRDVSDQTSAASEETAASSVELARLGTHLQTLVGKFQL from the coding sequence ATGCAGCGCATGACCGTCAGCCTGCGCGAACTGATCGGTGGCATCGGCGACGGCGTCACCCAGATTGCCAGCGCCGCCGAAGAGCTGTCGGCGGTGACCGAGCAGACCAGCGCCGGGGTCAACAATCAAAAGGTCGAAACCGACCAGGTGGCCACTGCCATGAACGAAATGGCCGCGACCGTGCAGGAAGTCGCGCGCAATGCCGAGGAAGCCTCGGAGGCCGCAGTGATGGCCGACCAGCAGGCCCGTGAGGGTGATCGGGTGGTCGGCGAAGCCATCGCCCAGATCGAGCGACTGGCCAGCGAGGTCAACCACTCCAGCGAAGCCATGGGCCAGCTCAAGGCCGAGAGCGACAAGATCGGCAGTGTGCTCGATGTGATCAAGTCAGTGGCCCAGCAGACCAACCTGCTGGCCCTCAACGCCGCCATCGAAGCAGCCCGTGCCGGCGAAGCCGGGCGTGGCTTTGCCGTGGTGGCTGACGAAGTGCGCAGCCTGGCGCAACGCACCCAGCAGTCCACCGAAGAGATCGAACAATTGATCGCCGGCCTGCAGAACGGCACCCAGCAGGTGGCCTCGGTCATGGACGCCAGCCGTGGTCTGACCGACAGCAGCGTCGAACTGACCCGCCGCGCCGGTACTTCGCTGGAAACCATCACCCGCACCGTCTCGTCGATCCAGGCGATGAACCAGCAGATCGCCGCAGCTGCCGAGCAGCAGAGCGCGGTGGCCGAAGAGATCAACCGCAGCGTGATGAATGTACGTGATGTGTCGGATCAGACCTCGGCCGCCAGTGAAGAGACAGCGGCGTCGAGCGTTGAACTGGCGCGCTTGGGCACCCATTTGCAGACGCTGGTCGGCAAGTTCCAGCTTTAG
- a CDS encoding 16S rRNA (uracil(1498)-N(3))-methyltransferase: MNLLLLEEADFIAADRVVLADRRFTHMQEIHRVAVGDTLRVGRIGGLMGQAVVLRLEGHEAELSVSFDQPPPAKLPLTLVLALPRPKMLRRVFQTVATMGVPKVILVNSYRVEKSFWQTPFLEPEAIREQLILGLEQTRDTVLPEVIIEKRFKPFVEDRLPAISAGTLGLVGHPGQHPPCPRGLNEPVTLAIGPEGGWIPYEIDLLGKAGLNPVQLGERILRVETAVTALLARLF, translated from the coding sequence GTGAACCTGCTGTTACTTGAAGAGGCCGACTTCATCGCGGCCGACCGTGTGGTGCTGGCTGATCGGCGTTTTACCCACATGCAGGAGATCCATCGCGTCGCGGTGGGCGATACCCTGCGCGTGGGTCGTATCGGCGGGCTGATGGGCCAGGCCGTGGTGCTGCGCCTGGAAGGCCATGAAGCCGAGCTCAGCGTCAGCTTCGACCAGCCACCTCCGGCCAAGTTGCCACTGACCCTGGTGCTGGCCCTGCCACGGCCGAAAATGCTTCGCCGGGTGTTCCAGACCGTCGCCACCATGGGCGTACCGAAAGTGATTCTGGTCAACAGCTACCGGGTCGAGAAAAGCTTCTGGCAAACGCCGTTCCTCGAACCCGAGGCCATTCGCGAACAACTGATCCTGGGCCTTGAGCAGACCCGCGATACCGTCCTGCCCGAGGTGATCATCGAGAAGCGCTTCAAGCCCTTTGTCGAAGACCGCCTGCCAGCCATCAGCGCTGGCACCCTCGGCCTGGTCGGCCATCCCGGCCAGCACCCACCCTGCCCGCGCGGGCTGAATGAGCCGGTCACCCTGGCCATTGGCCCGGAAGGTGGCTGGATTCCCTACGAGATCGACCTGCTGGGCAAGGCCGGACTGAACCCGGTACAGCTCGGCGAGCGCATCCTGCGCGTGGAGACAGCGGTCACCGCGCTATTGGCACGCTTGTTCTGA
- the tatC gene encoding twin-arginine translocase subunit TatC, with amino-acid sequence MSEIPENDQPMPLVSHLTELRTRLLRCVAAIFLIFAGLFSFAQQIYTLVSAPLREHLPANATMIATDVASPFLTPFKLTMIVSLFLAIPLILQQIWGFIAPGLYRHEKRIAIPLLVSSIILFYAGMAFAYFLVFPLIFGFFASATPDGVAMMTDISSYLDFVMTLFFAFGVAFEIPVAVVLLVWIGVVDVKYLKKIRPYVIIGCFVVGMILTPPDIFSQTLLAVPMWLLFEIGVLFGGLIRKRGDHPQDTADDHNDQPPATQP; translated from the coding sequence ATGAGCGAAATTCCGGAAAACGACCAGCCCATGCCGCTGGTTTCGCACCTCACCGAGTTGCGCACACGCCTGCTGCGCTGCGTCGCGGCCATCTTCCTGATCTTCGCCGGGCTGTTTTCCTTCGCGCAGCAGATCTACACCCTGGTCTCGGCACCGTTGCGCGAGCACTTGCCGGCCAATGCGACGATGATCGCCACCGATGTGGCCTCGCCGTTCCTGACGCCGTTCAAGCTGACCATGATCGTCTCGCTGTTCCTGGCGATCCCGCTGATCCTCCAGCAGATCTGGGGCTTCATTGCGCCGGGCCTGTACCGCCATGAAAAACGCATCGCCATTCCGCTACTGGTGTCGAGCATCATCCTGTTCTACGCCGGCATGGCCTTCGCCTACTTCTTGGTGTTCCCGCTGATCTTCGGCTTCTTCGCCAGCGCCACGCCGGACGGGGTGGCGATGATGACGGACATTTCCAGCTACCTGGACTTCGTCATGACCCTGTTCTTCGCCTTCGGCGTGGCCTTCGAGATCCCGGTGGCCGTGGTGCTGCTGGTGTGGATCGGCGTGGTCGACGTGAAGTACCTGAAGAAGATCCGCCCCTACGTGATCATCGGCTGCTTCGTGGTCGGCATGATCCTGACCCCGCCGGACATCTTCTCGCAGACCTTGCTGGCGGTGCCGATGTGGCTGCTGTTCGAGATCGGCGTGCTGTTTGGCGGGCTGATCCGCAAGCGCGGCGATCATCCGCAAGATACGGCCGACGATCATAACGACCAACCGCCAGCGACCCAGCCGTGA
- the tatB gene encoding Sec-independent protein translocase protein TatB produces the protein MFGISFSELLLVGLVALLVLGPERLPGAARTAGLWIGRLKRSFNAIKQEVEREIGADDIRRQLHNEHILSMEQEARKILNPNSVTPEPPATPAATSESAPAPAPSGSHATPPVTSAPTEPTQPPRAP, from the coding sequence ATGTTCGGGATCAGCTTCAGCGAACTGTTGCTCGTGGGCCTGGTGGCCCTGCTGGTGCTCGGCCCCGAGCGCCTGCCGGGCGCCGCGCGCACCGCCGGGCTGTGGATCGGCCGGCTCAAGCGCAGCTTCAATGCGATCAAGCAGGAGGTCGAGCGCGAAATCGGCGCTGATGACATCCGTCGCCAGTTGCACAACGAGCACATCCTCTCCATGGAGCAGGAAGCGCGCAAGATCCTCAACCCCAACAGCGTAACGCCCGAGCCGCCTGCAACCCCGGCGGCCACCAGCGAAAGCGCCCCGGCGCCAGCCCCGAGCGGCAGCCACGCCACGCCGCCGGTCACCAGCGCGCCCACCGAACCGACACAGCCACCGCGAGCCCCATGA
- a CDS encoding twin-arginine translocase TatA/TatE family subunit, whose product MGIFDWKHWIVLLVVVVLVFGTKKLKNFGSDLGESIKGFKKAMNEEESKPDEQTPPSVQPAQPQAASPLNQPQTFEGQAHKVEEPAKKE is encoded by the coding sequence ATGGGTATTTTTGACTGGAAACACTGGATCGTCCTGCTGGTCGTGGTGGTACTGGTGTTTGGTACCAAGAAGCTGAAGAACTTCGGCAGCGACCTGGGTGAATCGATCAAGGGCTTCAAGAAAGCCATGAACGAAGAAGAGTCCAAGCCCGACGAGCAGACGCCACCGTCGGTGCAACCCGCCCAACCGCAGGCCGCTTCGCCGCTGAACCAGCCGCAGACCTTCGAAGGCCAGGCCCACAAGGTCGAAGAACCGGCCAAGAAAGAGTAA
- a CDS encoding phosphoribosyl-ATP diphosphatase gives MSDTLTRLAEVLEARKGAEPDSSYVASLYHKGLNKILEKLGEESVETIIAAKDAAHSGDCSDVIYETADLWFHSLVMLAQLGQHPQAVLDELDRRFGLCGHAEKAARQPSA, from the coding sequence ATGAGCGACACCCTGACCCGCCTGGCCGAAGTACTCGAAGCGCGCAAAGGCGCCGAACCCGACAGCTCGTACGTGGCCAGCCTGTATCACAAGGGCCTGAACAAAATTCTGGAAAAGCTCGGCGAAGAGTCGGTCGAGACCATCATCGCCGCCAAGGACGCCGCCCACAGCGGCGACTGCAGCGATGTCATCTACGAGACCGCCGATCTGTGGTTCCATAGCCTGGTCATGCTTGCCCAACTGGGCCAGCACCCGCAGGCGGTGCTGGACGAACTGGACCGCCGTTTCGGCCTCTGCGGGCATGCCGAAAAAGCAGCGCGTCAGCCGTCGGCCTAA
- the hisI gene encoding phosphoribosyl-AMP cyclohydrolase encodes MKDWLDEINWNSDGLVPAIAQDHKTGRVLMMAWMNREALTLTAAEQRAIYWSRSRGKLWRKGEESGHVQKLHEMRLDCDADVIILMVEQLGHIACHTGRESCFYRVFEHGEWKTVDPVLKDPHAIYSAGH; translated from the coding sequence ATGAAAGACTGGCTGGACGAGATCAACTGGAACAGCGATGGCCTGGTACCGGCTATCGCCCAGGATCACAAAACCGGGCGCGTGCTGATGATGGCCTGGATGAACCGCGAAGCGCTGACCCTGACCGCCGCCGAGCAGCGAGCCATCTACTGGTCACGTTCGCGTGGCAAACTGTGGCGCAAGGGCGAAGAATCCGGCCACGTGCAAAAGCTGCATGAAATGCGCCTGGACTGCGACGCCGACGTAATCATCCTGATGGTTGAACAACTGGGTCATATCGCCTGCCACACCGGCCGCGAAAGCTGCTTCTACCGGGTCTTCGAGCACGGTGAGTGGAAGACCGTCGACCCGGTCCTCAAGGACCCGCATGCCATCTACAGCGCAGGACACTGA
- the ubiB gene encoding ubiquinone biosynthesis regulatory protein kinase UbiB gives MKLLAVRRLLRIQRVVIRYRLDDLLFALPLPWWLMGLRYAMPWRWLPRKQLELSRGARLRLALQDLGPIFIKFGQLLSTRRDLLPEDIADELMLLQDRVPPFDSQHAIALIEEQLGATISEVFSRFDVEPLASASVAQVHAAKLKSGEEVVVKVVRPGLKPIIAQDLAWLFLIARGAERVSADARLLHPVEVVNDYEKTIYDELDLLREAANASQLKRNFEGSEMMYVPQVYWDWCRPKVLVMERIYGIQVTDLATLADQRTDMKMLAERGVEIFFTQVFRDSFFHADMHPGNIFVSTIKPWSPQYIAIDCGIVGSLTPEDQDYLARNLFAFFKRDYRRVAQLHIDSGWVPAQTKLNEFEAAIRTVCEPIFEKPLKDISFGQVLMRLFQTARRFNMEVQPQLVLLQKTLLNIEGLGRQLYPDLDLWSTAQPFLERWMRERVSPKTLLQNLHGQVEQIPHLAGMTRDLLERMSQPHLSDPPAPWQHKSDHWALRLLGAGLLGGGATLAAGAVSLSAPAAWPAWLMLAAGLYLIVRR, from the coding sequence ATGAAGCTGCTTGCCGTCCGCCGTCTGTTGCGCATCCAGCGCGTCGTGATCCGTTACCGTCTCGATGACCTGCTGTTCGCCCTGCCCCTGCCCTGGTGGCTCATGGGCCTGCGTTATGCCATGCCCTGGCGCTGGCTGCCGCGCAAGCAGCTTGAACTGAGCCGCGGCGCGCGCCTGCGCCTGGCACTGCAGGATCTGGGGCCAATCTTCATCAAGTTCGGCCAGTTGCTCTCGACCCGCCGTGACCTGTTGCCCGAAGACATCGCCGACGAGCTGATGCTGCTGCAGGACCGGGTGCCACCGTTCGACTCGCAACACGCCATCGCCCTGATCGAAGAACAGCTCGGGGCGACCATCAGCGAGGTGTTCAGCCGCTTCGACGTCGAGCCACTGGCCTCGGCATCGGTGGCCCAGGTCCACGCGGCCAAGCTCAAGAGCGGCGAAGAGGTGGTGGTCAAGGTGGTGCGCCCGGGCCTCAAGCCAATCATTGCCCAGGACCTGGCCTGGCTGTTCCTGATTGCCCGTGGCGCCGAGCGGGTCTCGGCCGATGCGCGCCTGCTGCACCCGGTGGAAGTGGTCAACGACTACGAGAAAACCATCTACGACGAACTCGACCTGTTGCGCGAAGCGGCCAACGCCAGCCAGCTCAAGCGCAACTTCGAAGGCTCGGAGATGATGTACGTGCCCCAGGTCTACTGGGACTGGTGCCGGCCGAAGGTGCTGGTCATGGAGCGCATCTACGGCATCCAGGTGACCGATCTGGCGACCCTGGCCGATCAGCGCACCGACATGAAGATGCTTGCCGAACGCGGTGTGGAGATTTTCTTCACCCAAGTGTTTCGCGACAGTTTCTTCCACGCCGACATGCACCCGGGCAACATCTTCGTCAGCACGATAAAACCGTGGAGCCCGCAGTACATTGCCATCGACTGTGGCATCGTCGGCAGCCTGACGCCCGAGGACCAGGACTACCTGGCGCGCAACCTGTTTGCCTTCTTCAAGCGCGACTATCGCCGCGTGGCGCAGTTGCACATCGATTCGGGGTGGGTACCGGCGCAGACCAAACTGAATGAATTCGAAGCGGCGATCCGCACCGTCTGCGAGCCGATCTTCGAAAAACCGTTAAAGGATATTTCCTTCGGCCAGGTGCTGATGCGCCTGTTCCAGACCGCGCGGCGCTTCAACATGGAAGTCCAGCCGCAGCTGGTTCTGTTGCAAAAAACCCTGCTCAACATCGAAGGCCTGGGCCGCCAGCTGTACCCGGACCTCGACCTGTGGAGCACCGCCCAGCCGTTCCTGGAACGCTGGATGCGCGAGCGGGTCAGCCCCAAGACCCTGCTGCAGAACCTGCATGGCCAGGTCGAGCAGATTCCGCACCTGGCCGGCATGACCCGCGACCTGCTCGAACGCATGTCGCAGCCGCACCTGTCCGACCCACCGGCGCCCTGGCAGCACAAGAGCGATCACTGGGCCCTGCGCCTGCTCGGTGCCGGGTTGCTCGGCGGCGGCGCCACCCTGGCCGCCGGCGCGGTCAGCCTGAGCGCTCCCGCCGCCTGGCCGGCCTGGCTGATGCTCGCCGCCGGCCTCTACCTGATCGTGCGTCGATAG
- a CDS encoding ubiquinone biosynthesis accessory factor UbiJ — translation MLLAGLLASVEHGLNRVLRLDSTALPRLRPLDGKVIAIDCRQPALQLFILPGDEGLMLAAHWANEADCTLRAPASSLLRLALSQDKSAVLHSPQVELEGDSAVLLDLVAVLQDLELDWEYEVSRWLGPVATQLLSGHLRSRANWTRQGLAALNQNLSEYLAEEARTLVGQREAEARFSELDTLKVDIERLEARLERLARSLDTSDNA, via the coding sequence ATGCTCCTGGCCGGCCTGCTCGCCAGCGTCGAACACGGCCTCAACCGTGTCCTGCGCCTGGACAGCACAGCGCTGCCGCGCCTGCGCCCGCTCGACGGCAAGGTGATTGCCATCGACTGCCGCCAACCGGCCCTGCAGCTGTTCATCCTGCCCGGCGACGAAGGCCTGATGCTGGCCGCACACTGGGCCAACGAGGCGGACTGCACCTTGCGTGCACCGGCCAGCAGCCTGCTGCGCCTGGCCCTGAGCCAGGACAAGAGCGCCGTGCTGCACAGCCCGCAGGTCGAGCTTGAAGGCGACAGCGCGGTGCTGCTCGACCTGGTCGCAGTGCTGCAGGACCTGGAACTGGACTGGGAGTACGAAGTCTCCCGCTGGCTCGGCCCGGTCGCCACGCAGCTGCTCAGCGGCCACTTGCGCAGCCGCGCCAACTGGACCCGCCAGGGCTTGGCCGCGCTAAACCAGAACCTCTCCGAGTACCTCGCCGAAGAGGCCCGGACCCTGGTCGGCCAGCGCGAAGCCGAAGCCCGCTTCAGCGAACTCGACACGCTCAAAGTCGATATTGAACGCCTTGAGGCGCGCCTCGAGCGCCTTGCCCGATCCCTTGATACCAGCGATAACGCATGA
- the ubiE gene encoding bifunctional demethylmenaquinone methyltransferase/2-methoxy-6-polyprenyl-1,4-benzoquinol methylase UbiE yields MNDQRKGDHAEPTTHFGYKNVPESQKAEKVAEVFHSVAAKYDLMNDVLSGGMHRLWKRFTIELSGVRPGNRVLDIAGGTGDLAAKFSQLVGPSGQVVLADINESMLKVGRDRLLDRGVAGNIEFVQADAEKLPFPDNHFDCVTIAFGLRNVTHKDEAIRSMLRVLKPGGRLLVLEFSKPTSKLMSKVYDAYSFAFMPLAGKLITNDSESYRYLAESIRMHPDQETLKAMMVEAGFDRVTYHNMTSGIVALHRGIKP; encoded by the coding sequence ATGAACGATCAGCGCAAAGGCGACCACGCCGAACCCACCACCCACTTCGGCTACAAGAACGTGCCGGAAAGCCAGAAGGCCGAGAAAGTCGCCGAGGTCTTCCACTCGGTGGCGGCCAAGTATGACCTGATGAACGACGTGCTCTCCGGCGGCATGCACCGCCTGTGGAAGCGCTTCACCATCGAGCTGTCGGGTGTGCGCCCAGGTAACCGTGTGCTGGACATCGCCGGCGGTACCGGCGATCTGGCCGCCAAGTTCTCGCAACTGGTCGGCCCAAGCGGCCAGGTGGTGCTGGCCGACATCAACGAGTCGATGCTCAAGGTCGGCCGTGACCGCCTGCTCGACCGCGGCGTGGCCGGCAACATCGAGTTCGTCCAGGCCGATGCCGAAAAGCTGCCGTTCCCGGACAACCACTTCGACTGCGTGACCATTGCCTTCGGCCTGCGCAACGTCACCCACAAGGACGAGGCCATCCGCTCCATGCTGCGGGTGCTCAAGCCCGGTGGCCGGTTGCTGGTACTGGAATTCTCCAAGCCGACCAGCAAACTGATGTCCAAGGTCTACGACGCTTACTCGTTCGCCTTCATGCCACTGGCCGGCAAGCTGATCACCAACGACTCGGAAAGCTATCGCTACCTGGCCGAATCGATCCGCATGCACCCCGACCAGGAAACCCTCAAGGCGATGATGGTCGAAGCCGGTTTCGACCGCGTCACCTACCACAACATGACCAGCGGCATCGTTGCCCTGCACCGGGGAATCAAGCCCTGA
- a CDS encoding polyhydroxyalkanoic acid system family protein: MTQISVERKHNLGRDAARQKAQALVDKLAREYDLKASWNGDRVEVKRSGANGSVQIGEDSIKVELKLGMMLSMMSATIKSEIERALDKALA, encoded by the coding sequence ATGACCCAGATCAGCGTTGAACGCAAACACAACCTGGGCCGCGACGCGGCTCGGCAAAAGGCCCAAGCCCTGGTCGACAAGCTGGCCCGCGAATACGACCTCAAGGCCAGCTGGAACGGCGACCGGGTCGAGGTCAAGCGCAGCGGTGCCAATGGCAGCGTGCAGATCGGCGAGGACAGCATCAAGGTCGAGCTGAAGCTGGGCATGATGCTGTCGATGATGAGCGCGACCATCAAGAGCGAGATCGAGCGGGCGCTGGACAAGGCGTTGGCTTGA
- a CDS encoding phasin family protein, translating to MANIILKKKDDAQRRLGEVRGYARKIWLAGLGAYTRAGQEGADYLKELVKAGESVEKRGKKRLDAELDAANSEIDSVKSELTSVRGKVEVQLDKIEKAFDTRVASALNRIGIPSKHDVEALSAKLDELTALLERVARKQ from the coding sequence ATGGCCAACATTATCCTGAAGAAAAAAGACGACGCCCAACGCAGGTTGGGTGAGGTGCGCGGCTACGCGCGCAAGATCTGGCTGGCGGGCCTTGGGGCTTACACCCGGGCCGGCCAGGAAGGTGCCGACTACCTCAAAGAGCTGGTCAAGGCCGGTGAGTCGGTAGAAAAACGCGGCAAGAAGCGCCTGGATGCCGAGCTCGATGCCGCCAACTCCGAGATCGATTCGGTGAAGAGCGAGCTGACCAGTGTCAGGGGCAAGGTCGAGGTTCAACTCGACAAAATCGAAAAGGCTTTCGACACGCGGGTCGCAAGTGCCTTGAATCGCATCGGCATTCCGTCTAAACATGACGTGGAGGCACTCTCTGCCAAGCTCGATGAGCTCACGGCATTGCTTGAACGTGTCGCACGTAAACAATAA
- a CDS encoding phasin family protein — protein MAGKKTTEKEGSSWVGGIEKYSRKIWLAGLGIYSKIDQDGSKLFDTLVKDGEKAEKQAKGSVKSAAATAKSATSRVSDVKDRALGKWGELEEAFDKRLNSAISRLGVPSRNEVAALHKQVDTLTKQIEKLTGASVTPISKKPAASKTAAKPLAKAAPKAAAKPAAKTAAAKPVAAKPAAKTAAAKPAAKPAAKPAAAKKPAAKKPAAAKPAAAKPAAPAASAAPAASAAPVVTAASTTPAPSAPVSSISQA, from the coding sequence ATGGCTGGCAAGAAGACTACTGAGAAAGAAGGCAGCTCCTGGGTCGGGGGGATCGAGAAGTATTCCCGCAAGATCTGGCTGGCTGGTTTGGGTATCTACTCCAAGATCGATCAGGATGGCAGCAAGCTGTTCGACACCCTGGTCAAGGACGGTGAGAAGGCTGAGAAGCAAGCCAAGGGTTCGGTCAAGTCGGCTGCGGCAACCGCCAAGTCGGCGACCTCTCGGGTCAGTGATGTCAAAGACCGCGCACTGGGTAAATGGGGCGAACTCGAAGAGGCTTTCGACAAGCGCCTGAACAGTGCCATCTCGCGCCTGGGTGTTCCGAGCCGCAATGAAGTCGCCGCCCTGCACAAGCAGGTCGACACGCTGACCAAGCAGATCGAGAAGCTGACCGGTGCATCGGTCACGCCTATCTCGAAAAAGCCGGCGGCGAGCAAGACCGCGGCCAAGCCACTGGCCAAGGCTGCACCAAAAGCTGCGGCCAAACCTGCAGCTAAAACTGCGGCGGCCAAGCCTGTAGCGGCTAAGCCGGCAGCAAAAACTGCTGCGGCAAAACCCGCTGCCAAACCTGCGGCCAAACCGGCTGCGGCGAAGAAACCGGCAGCGAAAAAGCCAGCAGCCGCCAAGCCTGCTGCAGCGAAACCGGCAGCACCTGCGGCCAGCGCTGCACCGGCAGCAAGCGCAGCGCCGGTAGTAACGGCAGCATCGACCACGCCGGCACCCTCGGCACCGGTCAGCTCGATCAGCCAGGCCTGA
- a CDS encoding TetR/AcrR family transcriptional regulator, which yields MKTRDRILECALQLFNRQGEPNVSTLEIANEMGISPGNLYYHFHGKEPLVQGLFERFEDELTPLLDPPLEVRLDAEDYWLFLHLIVERMAQYRFLFQDLSNLTGRLPKLARGMRNLLNALKRTLAALLASLKTQGQVLSDTRALGQLVEQITLTLLFSLDYQRVLAREGEVGVVVYQVMMLVAPHLEAESRHAAEQLALRYLDG from the coding sequence ATGAAAACCCGCGACCGTATCCTTGAGTGTGCCCTGCAGCTGTTCAACCGCCAGGGCGAGCCGAATGTCTCGACCCTGGAGATTGCCAACGAAATGGGCATCAGCCCGGGCAACCTCTACTACCACTTCCACGGCAAGGAGCCGTTGGTGCAGGGGTTGTTCGAACGTTTCGAGGACGAGCTCACGCCACTGCTCGACCCACCGCTGGAAGTGCGCCTGGACGCTGAGGACTACTGGCTGTTCCTGCACCTGATCGTCGAACGCATGGCCCAGTACCGCTTCCTGTTCCAGGACCTGTCGAACCTGACCGGACGCCTGCCCAAGCTGGCCCGTGGCATGCGCAACCTGCTCAATGCCCTCAAGCGCACCCTGGCAGCCTTGCTGGCCAGCCTCAAGACCCAGGGCCAGGTGCTCAGCGATACCCGGGCACTGGGGCAACTGGTGGAACAGATCACCCTGACCTTGCTGTTCTCCCTCGATTACCAGCGCGTGCTGGCCCGTGAAGGTGAGGTAGGGGTGGTGGTGTATCAGGTGATGATGCTGGTGGCGCCGCATCTGGAGGCCGAATCACGGCATGCGGCCGAGCAGTTGGCCTTGAGGTATCTGGACGGCTGA